The following coding sequences are from one Canis lupus baileyi chromosome 19, mCanLup2.hap1, whole genome shotgun sequence window:
- the TMEM158 gene encoding transmembrane protein 158 — protein sequence MLLPLAALLAAACPLPPGLGGAPPNASVNASSPRLLASAAPAPPAPPERPGPEEAAAAAAAAPCNISVQRQMLSSLLVRWGRPRGFQCDLLLFSTNAHGRAFFAAAFHRVGPPLLIEHLGLAAGGAQQDLRLCVGCGWVRGRRPGRLRPAAAAAGAPTALPAYPAAEPPGPLWLQGEPLHFCCLDFSLEELQGEPGWRLNRKPIESTLVACFMTLVIVVWSVAALIWPVPIIAGFLPNGMEQRRTAAAPAAAAPAAVPAGTTAAAAAAAAAAAAAAAVTVTSGAAAK from the coding sequence ATGCTGCTCCCGCTCGCCGCGCTGCTGGCCGCCGCCTGCCCGCTGCCGCCGGGCCTCGGCGGGGCGCCCCCCAACGCCTCGGTGAACGCGTCGTCCCCGCGCCTGCTGGCCTcggcggcccccgcgccccccgcgccccccgagcGCCCGGGcccggaggaggcggcggcggcggcggcggcggcgccgtGCAACATCAGCGTGCAGCGGCAGATGCTGAGCTCGCTGCTCGTGCGCTGGGGCCGCCCGCGGGGCTTCCAGTGCGACCTGCTGCTCTTCTCCACCAACGCGCACGGCCGCGCCTTCTTCGCCGCCGCCTTCCACCGCGTCGGGCCGCCGCTGCTCATCGAGCACCTGGGgctggcggcgggcggcgcgcagCAGGACCTGCGCCTGTGCGTGGGCTGCGGCTGGGTGCGCggccgccgcccgggccgcctccggcccgccgccgccgccgccggggcgcCCACCGCGCTGCCCGCCTACCCCGCCGCCGAGCCGCCCGGGCCGCTGTGGCTGCAGGGCGAGCCGCTGCACTTCTGCTGCCTGGACTTCAGCCTGGAGGAGCTGCAGGGCGAGCCGGGCTGGCGGCTGAACCGCAAGCCCATCGAGTCCACGCTGGTCGCCTGCTTCATGACCCTGGTCATCGTGGTGTGGAGCGTGGCCGCCCTCATCTGGCCGGTGCCCATCATCGCCGGCTTCCTGCCCAACGGCATGGAGCAGCGCCGGaccgccgccgccccggccgccgccgcccccgccgccgtgCCCGCGGGgaccaccgccgccgccgccgccgcggccgccgccgccgccgccgccgccgccgtcacCGTCACCTCGGGGGCGGCGGCCAAGTGA